The Agrococcus sp. SGAir0287 DNA window CGACTGACCGTACGAGGGCGTGGCGGACTGGTCCGACGACTGGCCGTACGACGTGGCGGACTGGTCCGACGACTGGCCGTACGACGTGGCGGACTGCTCCGACTGGCCGTACGACGGAGTCTGCTCCGACTGGCCGTACGACGGCGTGGCGGACTGCTCCGACGACTGGTCGTACGACGGCGCCGCGGGCTGCTCGGCGGCGGGCTGCCCCCAGGGCTGCGCCTGCTGGTCGCCGGTGGCCTGGGGCTGCTGCGTGGCGGGCTGTCCCCACGATCCCGACTGCTCGGGCTGCTGCGCCTCCTGTCCGGCGCTCGACGCGGATGCGGACTGCTCGGTGCTCTCGGACGGCGCGAAGCGTCGCTCGTCGCCCTGCTGCGGGAACTGGTCGCTCATGGTCCCTCCTGGGATGCTCGCCTGCGTCGGCAGGCTCGGGTGGCGGTCGCGAGACGCGGTGCGACGCGCGGGCTCACGCTATCGCACGGACCGCGACGATCCCTGGGCTTGCGCCCATCCGCGTCATGGTGCGGTGGGCAGTCCCTGGAAGAGCGCGGCGAGCGTCGCGCCGAAGAGCACGATGCTCGCGACGATCGCGACGAGCCCGAGCGCGCCGAGCACGATGGCGCCGACGGCGAGCGGGCGTCCGCCCGCCCCCGAGCGCCGGATCCGCGCGATCGAGACGGCGCCGAGGACGATGCCGGCGAGCGATCCCAGCAGCGGGAGCAGCGTGACGCCCAAGACGGATGCGCCGATCGCGAGCATCGCGAGCAGGTCGGTCGCCGGCGCACGGTAAGCGGCGGCGTCGGGTGCCTCGTGCACGATCGCGGTCGGCGGCGGGGGTGCGATGCTCACCTGGACAGGGTGCCACGCGTCGCTGTGCGCCGGCTCTGCCACGACGGCGCGGCCCGGCCGCCGCGCCCTCAGCCCACCTGCACGACGCTCGCGTCGAGCGTCGACTCCACCCCGAAGCCCGGCGCGCTCGGCGCCGCCCCGCGCGCGACGAGCCGCGCGCCGAGGCCCGCGATCATCGCGCCGTTGTCGGTGCACAGCGATAGCGGCGGCACGCGCAGGACGACGCCGGCGGCCTCGCAGCGCTCCGCCGCGACCTCGCGCAGCCGCCGGTTCGCCACGACGCCGCCGCCGAGCAGCAGGCGCGGGACGCCCGTGTGCGCGCAGGCGTCCAAGGCCTTCGTCACGAGCACGTCGACGACGGCCTCGCGGAACGACGCCGCCACGTCCGGCACCGACACCGAGTCGGCGTCGGCCGCGCGCTCGACGTGCCGCGCGACGGCCGTCTTGAGCCCCGAGAACGAGAAGTCGAAGCGGTGGCGCTCGCGATCCTTCGGCGCGGTCAGACCACGCGGGAAGGCGATGGCACGCGGATCCCCGTCCGCCGCAGCGGCGTCGATCGACGGACCGCCGGGGTAGCCGAGGCCCAGCAGCCGCGCGACCTTGTCGAACGCCTCCCCTGCGGCGTCGTCGATCGTCTCGCCGAGCGTCGCGACGTCCTCGTCGATGTCTCGCACGTGCAGGAGGGAGGTGTGGCCGCCCGAGACGAGCAGCGCGATCGTCTCCGCCTCGATCGGGCCGCCGGCGAGCGCGTCGGCGGCGACGTGGCCGACGAGGTGGTTGACGCCGTGCACCGGCAGGCCCGTCGCGACGCCGAGCGCCTTCGCGGCGCCGACGCCCACCATGAGCGCGCCCGCGAGTCCCGGACCGGCTGTCACGGCGATGGCGTCGAGGTCGGCGATCGTGACGCCCGCCTCGTCGAGCGCGCGACGGATCGTCGGCTCCATGGCCTCGAGGTGCGCACGCGCCGCGATCTCCGGCACGACGCCGCCGAAGCGCGCGTGCAGGTCCATCGACGAGGCGACGACGTTCGCGAGCAGCTCGTCGCCGCGCACGATGCCGACGCCCGTCTCGTCGCAGCTGGTCTCGATGCCGAGCACGAGCGGTATCACGACAGGTCCTTCCGCATCGAGATCGCGTCGACGCCCTCCGGCTGGTAATACCCGGGGCGCACGCCGGTCTCGACGAATCCCTCCGACAGGTAGAGCGCGCGGGCGGGCGCGTTGTCCTCGCGCACCTCGAGGAACAGCTCGGTGACGCCGCGGTCGCGCGCGTCCTGCTGCGCCTGCCGCAGCAGGCGACGCCCGAGGCCCGTGCCGCGTGCGGACTCGGCGACCGCGATCGTCTGGATGTCGCCCTCGACGCCGACCGCGCGCAGGCCGACGTAGCCGACGATCGAGCCGTCGTCGTCGACGGCGACCACGTAGCGGCCCCAGTCGCTCGCCATCTCCGCGGCCATCGTGCCGCGCGCCCACGCGGTGAGGCCGAACGACGCGGTCTCGATCGCCATGACGGCGTCGAGGTCGTCGAGCGTCGCCGTGCGCAGGGCGATCACGACGTGACCCGCTTCGGGGCGGCGCTCGGCACGGCGTCGGCCTCGCGCAGGTAGATCGCCTCGCGGCTCGACCCGGCGCCGGCCGCGAGCGCGGCGACGAGGCCGGCGGCGCCGATCCAGTCGGCGTCCACGCGTCGAGCGCCATCGATCACGGGGACGGCCGCGGCGGGGGCGAGCGCGGGGCCCTGCACGCGCGCGCCGCCCCGGTAGAGGCTCCAGGCGCGCTCGCGACGCCGCACGTCCGTCGTGACCTGCACGAGGCCCGGCTCGGCGACGCCCACCGCGTCGTGGCTGCACACGCCCACCCACGGCACCCCGAGGCCGAGGGCTGCGGTGCGGGCGGCGACGATCCCGATGCGCAGACCCGTGAAGGCGCCGGGCCCGAGGCCGGCGACGACCTGCGTGACCGCATCGCGATGGTCGCCGAGCACCACGGCGAGCGCGACGTCGAGCACCTCCGCATGCCGGCGGGTGTCGTGCTCGTCGTGCGCGGCGACGACGCGCCCGGCGTCGACGAGCGCGATCGACGTGCCGAGCGACGTGTCGATGGCCAGGATCATGCGGTCTCCCTCGCGAACGCGAGCAGGCGGGATGCGGGCCAGCGGTCGCCGTGCCCGGTGAGCCGCACGGTGCGCGGCTCGTCGGCGTCGGCCTCGCCCGCGTCGCCGCCGATGGTGCGCTCGATCTCGACGTGCAGCCAGGTGTCGACCGCATGCACGAGCGGCAGCCCCCACTCGGCGATCGTGATGGATGCGTCGACGTCGAGGTCGAGGTCGTCGAGCTCCGCCTCGTCGCCGAGTCGGTACGCGTCGACGTGCAGCAGCGGGACCGTCGCCGTGCGGTGGGTGCGGGCGATGACGAACGTGGGGCTCTGCACGGTGCCGACGGCACCGAGGCCGTCGCCGATCCCGCGCGTCAGCGTCGTCTTGCCCGCGCCGAGCTCGCCGGTGAGCACGACGACGTCGCCCGCCTCGAGGATGCCGGCGAGGCGGCGACCGAGCGCCTCCATGGCGTCGGCGTCGACGACGACGTCCTCGACGATCGCGTCGACGCGCGGGCCGACGAACGCCTCGAGCAGCCGCGCCGAAACCCCTGCCGCGGCGCCCCACGCGGCGACCTCCTCGCCGCCCGCGCCCCAGACGACCGCCTCGGCGCCCGGCGCGACGACGGCGTCGCCGATGTCGAGCACGACCTGGTCCATCGCGACGCGTCCCGCGATGGGATGCGGCACGGCGTCGACGGTCACGGGCGCTCCGGCGGCGGAGCGCGGCACGCCGTCGGCGTAGCCGAGCGCGACGAGGGCGAGGGTCGTCTCGCGCGTCGTGACGTGCTCCCAGCCGTACGAGACGCCGTGCCCGGCCGGCACGCGCTTCGTCGACACGACCTCGCCTGCCAGGCGCACGACGCGGCCCGCGAGGTCGATCGTCGCGACGCGGCGCGGCGCCCGGCGCGGCTGGTCGGCGCTCATGCCGCCGCCATCCGCGTGACGACCTCGTAGCCGATCGTGCCGGCTGCGTGCGCCCAGGCGATCGCGCTCGGCTCGCCGCGCGCCGGGTCGCCCCACAGCACTGCGGCGCCCGAGACGGCCTCGGCGAGTCGCGTCGCGGCGACGCCCACCTCGGCGACCGGCACGACGCGGTCGCCGACGAGCACCGGCGCGCCGGGCGCGGGCAGCAGGCCGTGCCGTGCCCCGACGTCGAGCACGCCGTCGACGACCGAGCCCGTCACGCGCATCGCGGGGCGCAGCCCCGCAGCCGCTGCGGCCGAGCCCTGCGCGTCGTCGCCGTCAGGGTGGATGCCGTAGGCGGCGATGCCGACGCGCACCATGTCGAGCGCGACGCCCCCGGCGGCGAGCGTCGCGGAGGAGTTCGCCAGATGCCGCAGCTCGGGCTCGAGCCCGGCGGCGAGCGCGCAGGCATCGGCGAACGCGGCGGCCTGCGCGGCATCCGCGTCCGGGCCGGATCCCGCGAGGTGCGAGAAGACGCCGCGCACGCGCAGCCGACCGCTCGCCTGCAGTGCGGTCGCGCGCGCCACGACCTGCGGCCACTCGCCCATCGGCACGCCGTTGCGTCCGAGCCCCGTGTCGACCTTGAGGTGGACCGTCGCACCGACCTCGGCCGCCTGCTCGAGCTGCGCGAGGCTCGACACGCCCACGTCGACGCGCGCGGCGACGGCCGGGGCGAGGTCGGGCTCGGCGGCGTGCAGCCACGTGAGGATGGGCGCCTCCACGCCGGCCGCGCGCAGCGCGATCGCCTCATCGACGTCGACCACGCCGAGCCACGAGGCACCGCCATCGAGCATCGCGCGCGCCGCGAGCACCGCTCCGTGGCCGTAGCCGTCCGCCTTCACGACGCCGCACACGAGCGCGTCCGTCCGTCGCACGATCGTCTGCAGGTTCGCGACGATCGCCGAGGCGTCCACCGCGCGCGCCATCACGACTCCGCGACGACGACGGCCGCGGCGACGCCGGCGTCGTGGGTGAGGGAGAGATGCACGCTCGTGACGCCGCGCGACGCCGCGAGCGCCGCCCACGCGCCGCCGAGCTCGAGCGACGGCGCACCGGCGGCGTCCGACGCCACCACGAGGTCGCGCCAGCGTTGCCCCTCGATCGTCCCGAGCGCCTTCGCCGCCGCCTCCTTCGCGGCCCAGCGTGCAGCGAGCGAGCGCACGGGCCGTGCCGCGCCGCCGACGACGAGCTCGCGGTCGGCGAAGAGCCGCTGCGCCAGGCCCGGCGTACGCGAGACGGCGCGCTCGAAGCGCGCCACGTCGACGACGTCGATGCCCAGCCCGACGATCACTCGACCGTCACGGACTTCGCGAGGTTGCGCGGCTGGTCGACGTCGAGGCCCTTCGCCGTCGCGAGCTCGAGCGCGAACAGGTGCAGCGGCACGACCGAGAGCACCGGCTCGAGGAGCGGGAGCGTGAGGGGGATGCGCAGCACCTGGTCCGCGTACGGCAGCACGGCGGCGTCGCCCGCCTCCGCGACGGCGATGACGCGGGCGCCGCGCGCCCGGATCTCCTGGATGTTCGAGACGACCTTGGCGTGCAGCCCCTGCTGGTGCCTGGGGCTCGGCACGACGACGAACACCACCTGCCCGGGCTCGATGAGCGCGATGGGTCCGTGCTTCAGCTCGCCCGCCGCGAAGCCCTCCGCGTGGATGTAGCTCAGCTCCTTGAGCTTGAGCGCGCCCTCGAGCGCGACGGGGTAGCCGACGTGGCGGCCGAGGAACAGCACCGAGCGCGTGCCGCTCATCCAATGCGCCAGCTCGCGGATCGCATCCTGCTCGCCGAGCAGCGTGCGCAGCTGCTCCGGCAGGGCCTCGAGCGCCGCGGTGACCTCCCGCACGGCGTCGTCGGCGATCGTGCCCCGCACGCGGCCGAGGTGGAGGCCGGTCAGCAGCAGCGCGACGACCTGGGCGAGGAACGCCTTCGTCGACGCGACGGCGACCTCGGGACCGGCGTGCGTGTAGAGCACGGCCTCGGAGGCGCGGGCGATCGTCGAGCCCTGCGTGTTGCAGATCGACAGCGTGCGCGCCCCCTGCTCGATCGCGTGCTGCACCGCCATCTTCGTGTCCATCGTCTCGCCGGACTGCGAGATCGAGATGACGAGCGTGCGCTCGTCGACGATCGGATCGCGGTAGCGGTACTCGTGCGCGAGGTCGACCTCGACCGGTATGCGCGCCCAGGTCTCGATCGCGTACTCGCCGACGAGCGCCGAGTAGGCGGCGGTGCCGCACGCGACGATCTGCACGCGGTCGATGCCGCGCAGCACGTCGTCGTCGAGCGCGCCGAGCTCGCCGAGGGCCGGCAGCCCGTCGACGATGCGGCCGCGCAGCGTGTTCGCGACGGCCTCGGGGTCCTCCGCGACCTCCTTCGCCATGAACGACGACCAGCCGCCCTTCTCGGCCGCCGCGGCATCCCACGTCACCTCGAACGGCGCGCCCTCGACCGACTGCCCGCCGAAGTCGACGACCTCGACGCCGTCGGGCGTGATGGTCGCGAGCTCGTCGTTGCCGAGCGCCCACGCCATGCGCGTGTAGCGCACGAAGGCGCTCACGTCGCTCGCGAGGAACTGCTCGCCCTGCGAGAGGCCGACGAGCAGCGGGGAGTTGTGGCAGGCGCCGACGACGACGCCGGGCTGGTCGACGTGCACGGCGAGGAGCGTGAACTGCCCCTCGAGCCTGCGCACGAGTGCGAGCATCGCCTGCGTGAGGTCGCCGTGCTCGCGGAAGAGCCTGCCGAGCAGCAGCGCGGCCGCCTCGGTGTCGGTCTCCGACGTGAACGTCTCCCCCGCCGCGACGAGCTCGGCTCGCAGCGCGGCGAAGTTCTCGATGATCCCGTTGTGGATGAGGGCGAGGCGGCCGTCGTCGCCGAGGTGCGGATGCGCGTTCTCGTCGGTCGGCCCGCCGTGCGTCGCCCAGCGCGTGTGCCCGATGCCGATGCTCGACTCCGGCAGCGGCGCGTCCTCGAGCGAGCCGCGCAGCACGCCGAGCTTGCCGCCGCGCTTGCGCGAGGCGAGCCCGTCGGGCGCGACGACCGCGATGCCCGCGGAGTCGTAGCCGCGGTACTCGAGGCGGCCGAGCCCCTCGAGGAGCACCTCGACGGTGTCGCGAGGTCCTGCATAGCCGACGATGCCGCACATGGGTGCCAAGCCTACCGGCGGCGACCCGGCGCCCCGCGCCGCTAGGCTCGGCGCTCGTGGTCCACCAGCAGACGCCGTTCGTCGACATCGACCGCGTCGCCTGGTCGAGGCTCGCGCCCATGACGCCGAACCCGCTCACCGAGCGCGAGGTCGCACGGCTGCGCGGCCTCGGCGACCGGCTCGAGCTGCGCGAGGTCGCCGAGGTGTACCTCCCCATCTCCCGGCTCGTGAGCCTCTACCAGGAGTCGGCGCGCAGGCTGCACGCCGAGACCGCATCCTTCCTCGGCGAGCGCGCGCGGCCCGTGCCATTCGTCATCGGCGTCGCCGGATCCGTCGCGGTCGGCAAGTCGACGACGGCGCGCCTGCTGCAGGAGCTGCTGGGCAGGTGGGAGGGCAGCCCCCGCGTCGACCTCGTGACGACCGACGGCTTCCTGCTGCCGAACGCCGAGCTCGAGCGCCGCGGCCTCATGCAGCGCAAGGGCTTCCCGGAGGCGTACGACCGGCGCGCGCTGCTCGCGGCGATCTCGAAGGTCAAGGCGGGCGTCGAGGAGGTGGAGGTGCCGGTCTACTCGCACCTCACCTACGACATCGTCCCCGACGAGCGGATCGTGATCCGTCGCCCCGACATCCTCATCGTCGAGGGCCTCAACGTGCTGCAGCCGCCCGCGTCGAAGGCGCACATGGCGGTCTCGGACCTCTTCGACTTCTCCGTGTACGTCGACGCCCGCACCGCATCGATCCGCGAGTGGTACGTCGAGCGCTTCCTCGCCCTCCAGCGCGGCGCCTTCCAGCAGCCCGAGTCGTACTTCCATCGCTTCGCCGACCTCGACGAGCAGGCCGCGCGCGCCTACGCCGTGGGCGTATGGGATGCGATCAACGGCCCGAACCTCGTCGAGAACATCCTCCCGACGCGGTCGCGCGCGGATCTCGTGCTGCGCAAGGCCGACGATCACACCGTGCGGTCGGTGCTCCTGCGCAAGATCTGATCGGTCGCGGGCTCCTCGGGGACGACGAGCGGCAGCTCGACGGGCGCCGTGACGGCGTCGCGCTCGTCCCTGGGCCTTCGCAGCTCGCCCGCGCGCACGAGCACGACGCCGGCGAGGATCGCCGCGCCGCCGAGCCACTGCACCGGCGTGGGCACGAGGGCGAGCAGCAGCGCCATCCACAGCACGCCGAAGAGCGGCTCGGAGTAGCCGAGGAAGCTCGACAGCGTCGCGCCGAGGCGCCGCACGCCCGAGACGCCCAGCACGTAGGCGGCGACGGTCGCGACGAGCACGAGCACCGCGAGGGTCGCCATCATCGGCACCTGCATGCCTGCGAGCTCGGTGGGAGCCGTCGCGACGGTCATGGGCAGGATGCCGATGGCCCCCGCGACGAGCAGCAGCACGCCGCCGACGGCGAGCCCGAGGCCCGCGAGCGTGACGGGCGGCAGCCCATGGGTCGTCGAGGCGGCCGACGCCCAGTAGACGGCGTTGCCGACGGCCGAGACGAGGGCGAGGCCGATGCCGATCGGGTCGAGCGACTCCGCCTGACCGACGCCGGAGACGAGCCCGAGGCCGAGCACCGCGAGCCCGGCGCCGACGAGCGTCAGGGCGGCCGGCGAGCGGCGCGTGCGAGCCCACGTCCAGCCGACGAGCAGCACGGGCCCCAGGAACTCGATGAGCAGCGCGAGCGCAGGCGGGATGCGCTGCACGGCGCTGAAGTACGCCAGCTGGCAGATCGCGACCGCGAAGGTACCGAACAGCAGCACCTGCCACCGACCGGCCCACAGGGTCGCCCACCGCCCGCGCAGCGCGAGCAGCGCGGGTACGAGCATGACGAGCGCGGCGAGCGAGATGCGCGCGGCGGTGACGGCGCCGGGCGACCATCCCGAGGCGATCAGGGCGCTCGCGAAGATCCCGGAGAGGCCGAAGGAGGCCGCCGCTGCGATGCAGAGCAGCAGGCCGAAGCCACGGCGATCGAGCATGCGGACTCCTCGGATGTCATGGGCGTTCGTGCGTACGGTCGTGACGCTATCGTATGCGGCATGGGACGCGCAGCATGGTGACGCCGCTCCGCCTGCCGACCGAGACGGTCGCGGCGCTCGAGGCGGTCGTCGCGATCGCCACCGCCGCCAACGCAGGCGCGCTCGACGACGCGGCCGGGCTCGACGCCGCGCTCGGCGACATCCGCTACACGGGCTCGCGGGCGCACGACGACGCCGAGGCCCGCGAGGTGCGCGACGTCGTGCCTGCGCTGCTGGCGATGTGGGACGCCGAGCGCGACGACGTCCCCGCGCTCGCGAACGCCATCCTCCGCGGCGCCGACGCCGCACCGCAGCTCGTGCGGCACGACGGCATCGACTGGCACCTCCACGCGATCGACCCCGAGCGTCCGCTCGCCGAGCGCATCGCGGTCGAGACCGCCATCGCCTTCGTCGACCTCATCCGCCTCGACGAGACCGATCGCTGCAAGCGCTGCGCCGCCGGCGACTGCGGGCTGCCGATGCTCGACCTGTCCCGCAACCGGTCCAGGCGCTTCTGCTCGACCGCCTGCCAGTCGCGCGTCAACGTCGCCGCGTACCGCGCGCGCAGCCGCTGACGCGTCGGGCTCAGGCCTCCGCGGCGGTGCCGAGACGGTCGCGGACGAGCTCGGCGAGCTCGTGCGCGATGGCGTCGGCCGTGTGCTGCTCGCGCGCCTCGACCATGACGCGGATGAGCTTCTCGGTGCCGCTGGGCCGCAGCAGGATGCGGCCCGAGTCGCCGAGCTCCGCCTCGTGCCGCGCGACGGCGTCCTGGATGACGTCGTCGCCCGCCAGCGCGAGCCGGTCGACGCCGCGCACGTTGACGAGCACCTGCGGGAAGACCTGCATGACCGCGGCGAGCTCCGCGAGGGACCTGCCCGTGCGCGCCATCTCCTGCGCCACGTGCAGCCCCGTGAGCACCCCGTCGCCCGTCGTCGCGTGCTGCGTGAGGATGACATGGCCGGACTGCTCGCCGCCGAGCGAGAGCCCGTAGGCGCCGAGCGCCTCGAGCACGTAGCGGTCGCCCACCGCGGTCTGCACGAGCTCGATGCCGTGCTCCTCCATCGCGAGCCGGAGCCCGAGGTTGGACATGACGGTCGCGACGAGCGTGTCATCGGCGAGCTCGCCGCGCTGCTTCGCAGCCACCGCGAGGATCGCCATGATCTGGTCGCCGTCGACGACCCGCCCGTCCGCATCCACCGCGAGGCATCGGTCGGCGTCGCCGTCGTGCGCGATGCCGATGTCGGCGCCGAGCGCGACGACGCGCTCCTGCAGCAGCTCGAGGTGCGTCGAGCCCACGTCGCGGTTGATGTTCATGCCGTCGGGGTCGGCCCCGATCACCGTGACGGTCGCGCCCGCGTCGTGGAACGCGTCGGGGCTCACGCCCGACGCCGCGCCGTTCGCGCAGTCGAGCACGACGTGCAGCCCGTCGAGCCGCGTGTCGAGGGTGCCCAGCAGGTGCACGACGTAGCGGTCCTCGGCGTCGGCGAACCGGCGGATGCGCCCGACCTCGCCTGCGACGGCGCGGATGGGCTGCTCGGCCATCGCACGCTCGATGTCGTCCTCGGTCGCGTCCTGCAGCTTCGTCCCGCCGCGCGCGAGGAACTTGATGCCGTTGTCCGGCGCCGGGTTGTGGGACGCGGAGATCATGACGCCGAAGTCGGCGTCGACGTCGCCGACGAGGAACGCCGTGGCCGGCGTCGGGATCACCCCGGCGTCGAGCACGTCGACGCCGCTCGACGCGAGCCCTGCCGCGACGGCCGCGACGATGAACTCGCCCGAGACGCGCGGGTCGCGGGCGACGACCGCGACGGGCCGACGACCCTCCAGGCGTGCAGCACGGCCGAGCACGGCTGCACCCGCCTGGGCGAGTGACAGCGCGAGCTCGGCCGTGATGTCCGCGCCGGCGAGGCCACGGACTCCGTCCGTGCCGAACAGGCGCGACAAGGTCAGCGCTTCGAGTACTGAGGCGCCTTGCGAGCCTTCTTGAGACCGGCCTTCTTGCGCTCGATGACGCGAGCGTCGCGCGAGAGGAAGCCGGCCTTCTTGAGCTCGGGGCGGTTGTTCTCGACGTCGATCTGGTTCAGCGCACGGGCGATGCCGAGGCGCATCGCGCCGGCCTGACCCGAAGGGCCGCCGCCGGAGACGCGGGCGATCACGTCGTAGCTGCCGTTCAGCTCGAGGATCGTGAACGGGTCGTTGATGAGCTGCTGGTGCAGCTTGTTCGGGAAGTAGTCCTCGAGCGTGCGACCGTTCACCTGGAACGTGCCGGAGCCGGGGACGAGGCGCACGCGGGCGATGGCCTGCTTGCGACGGCCGACGGCCTGGCCGCCGACGGTGAGGACGCGGGGCGCGCGCGGCGCTGCAGCCTCGGGCGTCTCGGTCGAGAAGCCCTCGGGCGCCTCGATGGAGTCTGCGATCTTCGCCATGATGTGTCGGTTCCCTCTCGCGCCTACTGGGCGACCTGGTCGAACGTGTACGGGGTCGGCTGCTGGGCAGCGTGGGGGTGCTCGGCACCCGCGTACACCTTGAGCTTCTTGATCTGGGCGCGGCCGAGCGAGTTCTTCGGCAGCATGCCGCGGATGGCCTTCTCGACCGTGCGGACGGGGTGCTTCTCGAGCATCTCGACGTAGCTCGTGGCCTTGAGGCCGCCCGGGTAGCCCGAGTGGCGGTAGGCGAGCTTCTGCTCGCGCTTCTGGCCCGTGAGCGCGACCTTGTCTGCGTTCACGATGATGACGTGGTCGCCCATGTCGATGTGCGGGGCGAACGTCGCCTTGTGCTTGCCGCGCAGGATGGCGGCGGCGTGGCTGGCCAGGCGGCCGAGCACCACGTCGGTGGCGTCGATGACGATCCAGTCGTGCTGGACGTCGCTCGCCTTGGGCGAGTAGGTACGAGTCATGGGTGCCTCATGTGTCGAGTGAAGTGGTCGTGCATCCCGCTCCATGGGGTTCCCGTGTGGGACGCTCCCGGTCGGAGGGCTCAGCTCGGGGCGCAGCAGAGCGCGCACCAAGGGTCCACGATACCCGCTGAGCGGGCACCGGGTCAATCCGAGGCGGGTCGGCGCGTCGCCGGCGTCAGCGGTCGGCGTCGTCCCGCTCGTCGCGGTCCTCGTGCCACACGACCTCGACCTGCTCGCTCACGATGCCGCCCTGCGACGGCGTCTCGACCGGCTCCGTCTCGCCCGTGACGATCGTGAGGTCGTCGAGGTCGTCGGAGACCTCCACGTGCTGCGCGTGCGGATCCTGCTCGACGGTGGGCTCGAGGTCCGCGACGTCGTCCGCGCCATCCGACGGCTCGACGTCCGGCACGGCGGGGGCGCTCGGCGCGGCCTCGCTCGGCGACGGGATGGTCGCGGCGTCGTCGCCGAACGTCGGCAGCGCGGCGCGCGTCGACTCGGCGATCGCCATGAGCTGCCCCACCTCGGCGCGGAACCCCTGCAGCTGCTGCTGCTGGAAGCGCAGGGTGCGCGCGCGGTCCTCCGCCTCGTGCAGCACCTCCTTGGAGTGTCCGAGCACGGCGT harbors:
- a CDS encoding EamA family transporter, with the translated sequence MLDRRGFGLLLCIAAAASFGLSGIFASALIASGWSPGAVTAARISLAALVMLVPALLALRGRWATLWAGRWQVLLFGTFAVAICQLAYFSAVQRIPPALALLIEFLGPVLLVGWTWARTRRSPAALTLVGAGLAVLGLGLVSGVGQAESLDPIGIGLALVSAVGNAVYWASAASTTHGLPPVTLAGLGLAVGGVLLLVAGAIGILPMTVATAPTELAGMQVPMMATLAVLVLVATVAAYVLGVSGVRRLGATLSSFLGYSEPLFGVLWMALLLALVPTPVQWLGGAAILAGVVLVRAGELRRPRDERDAVTAPVELPLVVPEEPATDQILRRSTDRTV
- a CDS encoding CGNR zinc finger domain-containing protein, giving the protein MVTPLRLPTETVAALEAVVAIATAANAGALDDAAGLDAALGDIRYTGSRAHDDAEAREVRDVVPALLAMWDAERDDVPALANAILRGADAAPQLVRHDGIDWHLHAIDPERPLAERIAVETAIAFVDLIRLDETDRCKRCAAGDCGLPMLDLSRNRSRRFCSTACQSRVNVAAYRARSR
- the glmM gene encoding phosphoglucosamine mutase, producing the protein MSRLFGTDGVRGLAGADITAELALSLAQAGAAVLGRAARLEGRRPVAVVARDPRVSGEFIVAAVAAGLASSGVDVLDAGVIPTPATAFLVGDVDADFGVMISASHNPAPDNGIKFLARGGTKLQDATEDDIERAMAEQPIRAVAGEVGRIRRFADAEDRYVVHLLGTLDTRLDGLHVVLDCANGAASGVSPDAFHDAGATVTVIGADPDGMNINRDVGSTHLELLQERVVALGADIGIAHDGDADRCLAVDADGRVVDGDQIMAILAVAAKQRGELADDTLVATVMSNLGLRLAMEEHGIELVQTAVGDRYVLEALGAYGLSLGGEQSGHVILTQHATTGDGVLTGLHVAQEMARTGRSLAELAAVMQVFPQVLVNVRGVDRLALAGDDVIQDAVARHEAELGDSGRILLRPSGTEKLIRVMVEAREQHTADAIAHELAELVRDRLGTAAEA
- the rpsI gene encoding 30S ribosomal protein S9 — its product is MAKIADSIEAPEGFSTETPEAAAPRAPRVLTVGGQAVGRRKQAIARVRLVPGSGTFQVNGRTLEDYFPNKLHQQLINDPFTILELNGSYDVIARVSGGGPSGQAGAMRLGIARALNQIDVENNRPELKKAGFLSRDARVIERKKAGLKKARKAPQYSKR
- the rplM gene encoding 50S ribosomal protein L13 produces the protein MTRTYSPKASDVQHDWIVIDATDVVLGRLASHAAAILRGKHKATFAPHIDMGDHVIIVNADKVALTGQKREQKLAYRHSGYPGGLKATSYVEMLEKHPVRTVEKAIRGMLPKNSLGRAQIKKLKVYAGAEHPHAAQQPTPYTFDQVAQ